Proteins encoded by one window of Nocardioides euryhalodurans:
- the betT gene encoding choline BCCT transporter BetT — protein sequence MSTDTRAVPETPAEQPRRSGLFSGPPVKWPVFGASLLGVVAVAIWAIATPDSAYATIYDWTVWVGGAFGWFYIALGTAILVFVLYLGISRFGTMRLGPEHSRPEFSTFAWASMLFAAGIGTDVMFFSVVEPVTQYVAPPVGDGGTVQAARDATVWTLFHYGITGWAMYALMGMALGFFAYRLNLPLAVRSALYPIFGKRIDGVLGHAVDTAAVLGTVFGVATSLGIGVVFLNIGLNELFGVPVGLGAQIGLAVLAITIAAISATTGVDKGIRFLSQLNVLLALSLAGWVLVTGKTQLLLEGVVMNVGDFVASFPGLTMDTMAYDQANEWMNLWTLFFWAWWVAWASFVGLFLARISRGRTIRQFVAGTMVIPFAYIVMWVSIFGNAALDRVRGGDEAFTEAAQNYDGRGFFMLVEQYPASGVVIAVATFVGLLFYVTSADSGALVMANLCSRLRHVQEDGAAWQRIVWAAVTGLLTISVLAVGGIYALQYATVIMGLPFAIVMILVMWGLYKAMRRELQRVESGGGVHHRPAPGPEDRESWRSRIARVTNFVDRDDAERHLDTVVAPALTEVAAELQARGVNATAVQGVAEPSEDDEHGGRYVELRADDTEHPEHPFRYRVQVTMSPVPTYGGRMIGDRDQYAKLDVHLDTGAQDYDVMGYRESQIIHDCLDEYERHLEFLRME from the coding sequence ATGAGCACCGACACCAGGGCGGTCCCCGAGACCCCGGCCGAGCAACCCCGGCGCAGCGGACTCTTCAGCGGACCACCGGTCAAGTGGCCGGTCTTCGGCGCCTCGTTGCTGGGCGTCGTCGCCGTCGCGATCTGGGCCATCGCGACCCCGGACTCCGCGTACGCGACGATCTACGACTGGACCGTCTGGGTCGGCGGCGCCTTCGGCTGGTTCTACATCGCCCTCGGCACCGCCATCTTGGTGTTCGTCCTCTACCTCGGCATCTCGCGCTTCGGCACGATGCGGCTCGGTCCCGAGCACTCGCGTCCGGAGTTCTCGACCTTCGCGTGGGCGTCGATGCTGTTCGCGGCCGGCATCGGCACCGACGTCATGTTCTTCTCCGTGGTCGAGCCCGTCACCCAGTACGTCGCCCCACCGGTCGGCGACGGCGGGACGGTGCAGGCGGCCCGTGACGCCACCGTGTGGACGCTCTTCCACTACGGCATCACGGGCTGGGCGATGTACGCCCTGATGGGCATGGCGCTCGGGTTCTTCGCCTACCGGCTCAACCTGCCGCTCGCCGTCCGCTCCGCGCTCTACCCGATCTTCGGCAAGCGCATCGACGGGGTGCTCGGCCACGCGGTCGACACCGCGGCCGTCCTCGGCACCGTGTTCGGGGTGGCCACCAGCCTCGGCATCGGCGTGGTCTTCCTCAACATCGGCCTCAACGAGCTGTTCGGGGTGCCCGTCGGGCTCGGCGCCCAGATCGGCCTGGCCGTGCTGGCGATCACGATCGCAGCGATCTCCGCGACCACGGGCGTCGACAAGGGCATCCGGTTCCTCTCCCAGCTCAACGTGCTGCTCGCGCTGTCGCTGGCCGGCTGGGTGCTCGTCACCGGCAAGACCCAGCTGCTGCTCGAGGGCGTCGTCATGAACGTCGGCGACTTCGTCGCCTCGTTCCCCGGCCTGACGATGGACACCATGGCCTACGACCAGGCCAACGAGTGGATGAACCTCTGGACGCTCTTCTTCTGGGCGTGGTGGGTCGCCTGGGCGTCGTTCGTCGGCCTGTTCCTGGCGCGCATCTCGCGGGGCCGCACGATCCGGCAGTTCGTCGCCGGGACGATGGTGATCCCGTTCGCCTACATCGTGATGTGGGTCTCGATCTTCGGCAACGCAGCGCTCGACCGCGTCCGTGGCGGCGACGAGGCGTTCACCGAGGCCGCGCAGAACTACGACGGACGCGGCTTCTTCATGCTGGTCGAGCAGTACCCCGCGTCGGGTGTGGTGATCGCGGTGGCGACCTTCGTCGGCCTGCTGTTCTACGTCACCTCCGCCGACTCGGGCGCACTCGTCATGGCCAACCTGTGCTCGCGACTGCGCCATGTCCAGGAGGACGGCGCCGCGTGGCAGCGGATCGTCTGGGCGGCCGTCACCGGCCTGCTGACGATCTCGGTGCTGGCGGTGGGTGGGATCTACGCCCTCCAGTACGCCACGGTGATCATGGGGCTGCCGTTCGCGATCGTGATGATCCTGGTGATGTGGGGGCTCTACAAGGCGATGCGGCGCGAGCTGCAGCGCGTGGAGTCCGGCGGCGGCGTCCACCACCGACCCGCGCCGGGGCCGGAGGACCGTGAGTCGTGGCGGTCCCGGATCGCCCGGGTGACCAACTTCGTCGACCGCGACGACGCCGAGCGGCACCTCGACACCGTCGTCGCGCCGGCGCTGACCGAGGTGGCCGCGGAGCTCCAGGCGCGCGGCGTCAACGCGACCGCGGTCCAGGGGGTGGCGGAGCCCTCGGAGGACGACGAGCACGGCGGCCGCTACGTCGAGCTGCGGGCCGACGACACCGAGCACCCGGAGCACCCGTTCCGCTACCGGGTGCAGGTGACCATGTCGCCGGTGCCGACCTACGGCGGCCGGATGATCGGCGACCGCGACCAGTACGCCAAGCTCGACGTCCACCTCGACACCGGGGCCCAGGACTACGACGTGATGGGCTACCGCGAGTCGCAGATCATCCACGACTGCCTCGACGAGTACGAGCGGCACCTGGAGTTCCTGCGGATGGAGTGA
- a CDS encoding MFS transporter, producing the protein MSPATRRQQRVTFAVLTVAVGSFALLQSLIVPVLAQIQVEYDTDQSTVTWVLTAYLLSASIATPLLGRIGDVVGKKRMLVATLVALSVGSLMAALAPSIGWLIAARVVQGAGGGVLPLSFGIIRDEFTAKMTNALSVLASLTAVGFGFGIVVAGPIVDALGYHWLFWLPMVVTAVAAVAAVALIPESPRGAPERLPLLPAVLLAGWLLTLLLPVSQGNKWGWSSPAVLVLLAVSAALIAAWVRLETRVRVPLIDMRMMRLRGVWTTNLVTLFVGFGMFASFAFLPQLLQTPVASGYGFGASITESGRLLLPSAVGSFAVGFLTAPLMARFGARPVILTGTILSALSYVAMALFHGSTGELLVGITLQGLGTGLVISSSASVVIASVPAHQTGVASGMNANIRTIGGSIGSAVTAGIVTAHLGPAGFPDEAGYTVAFLVLAGCLVVASVAALAIPDIHRTGRSPAPEGAAPVHERPLEAERSTVR; encoded by the coding sequence GTGTCCCCCGCCACCCGTCGCCAGCAGCGCGTCACCTTCGCGGTCCTCACGGTCGCCGTGGGTTCGTTCGCGCTCCTGCAGTCGCTGATCGTCCCCGTCCTGGCGCAGATCCAGGTCGAGTACGACACCGACCAGTCGACCGTGACCTGGGTGCTGACGGCGTACCTGCTCTCTGCCTCCATCGCCACCCCGCTGCTCGGCCGGATCGGCGACGTCGTCGGCAAGAAGCGGATGCTGGTCGCCACGCTCGTGGCCCTGTCCGTCGGGTCCCTGATGGCGGCGCTCGCGCCGAGCATCGGCTGGCTGATCGCCGCGCGGGTCGTCCAGGGCGCCGGCGGCGGGGTGCTGCCACTGTCCTTCGGGATCATCCGCGACGAGTTCACCGCGAAGATGACCAACGCCCTGTCCGTGCTGGCCTCGCTCACCGCGGTCGGCTTCGGCTTCGGCATCGTCGTGGCGGGCCCGATCGTCGACGCCCTCGGCTACCACTGGCTGTTCTGGCTGCCGATGGTCGTCACCGCGGTCGCGGCCGTCGCGGCCGTCGCCCTGATCCCCGAGTCGCCCCGCGGTGCCCCCGAGCGGCTCCCGCTGCTCCCCGCCGTGCTGCTCGCCGGCTGGCTGCTCACGCTGCTGCTCCCGGTCAGCCAGGGGAACAAGTGGGGTTGGTCCTCCCCCGCCGTGCTCGTGCTGCTGGCCGTCTCGGCCGCGCTGATCGCGGCCTGGGTCCGGCTCGAGACCCGCGTCCGGGTCCCGCTGATCGACATGCGGATGATGCGGCTGCGCGGCGTGTGGACGACCAACCTGGTCACCCTCTTCGTCGGGTTCGGGATGTTCGCGTCGTTCGCGTTCCTCCCCCAGCTGCTGCAGACCCCGGTGGCGTCCGGCTACGGCTTCGGCGCCTCGATCACCGAGTCCGGGCGGTTGCTGCTCCCCTCGGCCGTCGGGAGCTTCGCCGTCGGCTTCCTGACCGCACCGCTGATGGCGCGCTTCGGCGCCCGCCCCGTGATCCTCACCGGCACGATCCTCTCCGCGCTGTCGTACGTCGCCATGGCGCTCTTCCACGGCAGCACCGGCGAGCTGCTCGTCGGCATCACGCTGCAGGGCCTCGGCACCGGCCTGGTGATCTCGAGCAGCGCCTCGGTCGTGATCGCCAGCGTGCCCGCCCACCAGACCGGCGTCGCGAGCGGCATGAACGCCAACATCCGCACCATCGGCGGCTCGATCGGCTCGGCCGTCACCGCCGGCATCGTCACCGCCCACCTCGGGCCCGCCGGCTTCCCGGACGAGGCGGGGTACACCGTCGCGTTCCTCGTCCTGGCGGGCTGCCTGGTGGTCGCCTCGGTGGCCGCGCTGGCGATCCCGGACATCCACCGGACCGGCCGTTCACCCGCTCCGGAGGGGGCCGCACCGGTGCACGAGCGGCCCCTGGAGGCCGAGAGGTCAACGGTTCGGTAA
- a CDS encoding antibiotic biosynthesis monooxygenase: MSSPVTVSITRHLDTDRSAEMTAWVRAGTALAGEFPGFLGAGWVQSGPDSREWHMLYRFADADALATWESSPQRAWWLGAAQDLGVVEARVERRTGIEGWFDEPTSRDVEERAPGVRPAPPRWKQATVIWLAFFPLSLLTTVALGAFVPDLHVALRVLTSTLLMTPVMTYLALPFMTARLAWWLHR; this comes from the coding sequence TCCTCCCCCGTGACCGTCTCCATCACCCGCCACCTCGACACCGACCGGTCGGCGGAGATGACCGCGTGGGTGCGCGCGGGGACCGCGCTCGCGGGCGAGTTCCCCGGCTTCCTCGGGGCCGGGTGGGTGCAGTCCGGGCCGGACTCCCGGGAGTGGCACATGCTCTACCGGTTCGCCGACGCCGACGCGCTCGCGACCTGGGAGTCCTCCCCGCAGCGCGCCTGGTGGCTGGGGGCCGCGCAGGACCTCGGGGTCGTCGAGGCGCGGGTGGAGCGCCGCACCGGCATCGAGGGCTGGTTCGACGAGCCCACGAGCCGCGACGTCGAGGAGCGGGCCCCCGGCGTACGGCCGGCACCGCCGCGGTGGAAGCAGGCCACCGTGATCTGGCTGGCGTTCTTCCCACTCAGCCTGCTCACCACGGTCGCCCTGGGGGCGTTCGTCCCCGATCTCCACGTCGCGCTGCGGGTGCTCACCAGCACCCTGCTGATGACGCCGGTGATGACCTACCTGGCCCTGCCGTTCATGACGGCCCGGCTCGCCTGGTGGCTGCACCGCTGA